From one Sardina pilchardus chromosome 6, fSarPil1.1, whole genome shotgun sequence genomic stretch:
- the LOC134082655 gene encoding complement C1q-like protein 4 produces MLAHTLLVLTALVLAHGAPQERGDTDALTQLTAQVEELKTRLTVAEKELQEVRDVPKVAFSASLGGNGLVQVGDAYKTLIYKDVITNIGEAYDIETGKFTAPVRGVYYVRMTANGPTDKDLSAVLYKGFESLLIVHEQTSGEGSDTASNGATFLLERGDQLHVKLWPNTQIWDNSNRHSTVTAFLLYPMPADTTPPPPSLERL; encoded by the exons ATGTTGGCCCACACACTGCTGGTGTTGACGGCCCTGGTGCTGGCCCACGGTGCTCCTCAGGAGAGGGGCGACACGGACGCGCTGACCCAGCTCACGGCCCAGGTGGAGGAGCTCAAGACCAGACTGACCGTTGCAGAGAAAGAACTCCAGGAAGTGAGAG ATGTACCAAAAGTTGCCTTCTCGGCATCACTGGGTGGAAATGGACTGGTTCAAGTCGGGGATGCTTACAAGACACTCATCTACAAAGATGTCATCACGAATATTGGCGAAGCATACGACATTGAAACAG GAAAGTTCACGGCGCCCGTGAGGGGAGTTTACTACGTGCGCATGACCGCTAACGGCCCGACAGATAAAGACCTCTCCGCCGTGCTCTACAAGGGCTTTGAGAGTCTGCTGATCGTTCACGAGCAGACCTCGGGTGAGGGGAGCGACACTGCGTCCAACGGCGCCACCTTTCTGCTCGAGAGGGGAGACCAGCTTCACGTTAAGCTCTGGCCAAACACACAAATCTGGGACAACTCCAACCGGCACAGCACCGTCACAGCCTTCCTGCTCTACCCCATGCCGGCggacacaacaccaccaccaccatcactcgAAAGACTTTAA